The Vigna radiata var. radiata cultivar VC1973A chromosome 6, Vradiata_ver6, whole genome shotgun sequence DNA segment AGTAGacgaaaaaaaaagtatacccacactacttaattaatttatgaatttcagcttataaaaaccatttaaaatattaagaaatagattttaagtttattttaattatacaaatttaatttataaaaagaaatttatatttatatctttaatgGATATAAAAGTTGAAACAGTCTCTGCTTATAAATGGAAGAGGACAATACAACTGTTCGTTGGCAGCTAATGTTATGAAGACGTCCTTGTCTGAGTGCAAGTTCAAAGGCAATGAAGAATGTGCATCCCAAACTTTTGATGTTCATCCAAACAAGACCTATAGAATTAGAATTGCCAGTGCCACTTCCTTAGCATCTCTCAACTTGGCCATTGGGGTAACTTTTTCTTATTGCtctatccaatttttttttatcgataatGATATTTTAGCAATATTTTGACGGTAGAAtacgtattattattttattaatattttcgaatttgtttttaaaaaaatatttaaaataaattataatatatacatggtaaaaaagttgttaaataattgaaaaaaaaagttgtgaaagaaactttttttcattttttatatatgtatctTCACGTTAGTTGtaagtatattttaatcaatatttttaagaaaaaaagcatATGTTTTATTCGTatgtatttttacttttttattataacaaaaaaaagttataattataatagtaaatGTAAATAACttctatgataaaaaataattttattcattttataggtaatttttttgttataaaccgttattttagttttgaaaaagatcattatataattaataagttaattattttaattttaaaaaaaattacttactaaagagtaaaacaagaaaaataaggtGGATATCAGAATGAatcctttttatataaatttttgctagtgataatgaaaaatataagttGTACAATTTTACGATCAACTAAATTTATccaataatatcatttaaaaaaaaatacgctcacatataaattttgttttttctgttcTTGTGTGGTTTTGGGTGATATCTAAAGTTCCCTTAAGCTGATTTTTTTGATTGACTTGAATTTACATATTTTCGAaaacacaatattttatattgatatataatttttttttgaaatattaatttcataattatatttgtaaaataatatatctaacaatatttaattatattaatatatattttttgaaatattcaacaaaataataataataacttgaaATACCtaatagttaaatttatatatttcagtTACATCATCCCAATCATTTATTTggattaaataatttagaaaactaatccaacaaaaaatttaaaaaatgttggaaaaaatatttacatcaaATTAATGGAGAAAGATAGTAACATCATGGTATACAATAGATTATTCGTTAATCCCATTGATTACTACTCATAGTTTTAGAGTTCacataatatgatttttacctacaaatttgacaaaaatatcTACTTGAATAATTTGGTtctaatatttgattttgttttggttgaagAAGCACAaattggtggtggtggaagCCGATGGAAACTACGTGAAACCATTTACTGTTGATGACATAGACATATATTCAGGTGAAACCTATTCAGTTCTCCTCAGAACAAATCAAGATCCAAAGAAGAATTATTGGATTTCAATTGGTGTTAGGGGAAGAAAACCTAACACCCCACAAGGATTAACTATCctaaattacaaaacaaactcTGCCACAGTTCTTCCCACTTCTCCACCACCAATAACACCACAATGGGATGATTACAATCGTAGCAAGACATTCACATACAATATTTTTGGCCTCAAGGGAACCCAAAAACCTCCTAAGTATTATGATCGTAGACTTCTCCTTCTCAACACACAAAACCTCGTTCGTGGTTACACTAAGTGGGCCATCAACAATGTCTCCTTAACATTGCCATCAATTCCTTACCTAGCCTCTGTTATGTTTAACGTTAATGGCTCCTTTGACACTAAAATCCCTCCAAACACATTCTCAGAGGGTTATGACATCTACAACCCTCCCCTGAACCCTAATGCAAACACTGGTAGTGGGGTTTACATGTTCCAGTTAAACCAAGTGGTAGATGTGATACTGCAAAATGCCAATGTAATGAAGGGGCAAAACAGTGAGATTCACCCTTGGCATTTGCATGGGCATGACTTTTGGGTTTTGGGGTATGGAGATGGCAAATTTCAACAGAGCGATGAGAGAAAATTCAACTTGAAGAACCCACCATTGAGGAACAATGTAGTGGTATTCCCATATGGTTGGACTGCTTTGAGGTTTAGGGCAGATAACCCTGGAGTTTGGGCCTTCCATTGTCACATTCAGCCTCATTTATACATGGGAATGGGTGTCGTTTTTGCTGAGGCTCTTTCAAATGTTAAGCGAATACCCAATCAGGCTCTAGCATGTGGCCTTCTTAGGAATGTGTCAATACATAAGAAACATAACTAAACCTAGTACTTCCCTCTCATGTTTGTCGTTAGTTAGTTCagtttgtgtttcttttgtattttagtttttttgctCATCATTCTATTGGTGTATGTTGAGCTTTTAAGGGTTAGAACATTGAAATTTGTGGATAAGTTATCTGTAGTTATTGTTAATCAAATATAATGAACTCCTTATGGCATGTTGTTTGAGTTCagttattacattttttaacacAAAACTAGATGCAACATAGTTTGAACATATTCAAGTCAGACATGGTTAGAGTgatgttaaacaataaaaatagtctttaaaacaattttctataaaaggagactaatttaaaaatttgtaacaGGGGGCAATACACAATATATAGTGTTGAACAATTAAAccaataaatagtaataattacaaaatttaacttgttttgttggaaataACTTAAGAGTATGTCATGCACATtgtgtttataaaaattatttattttaatttttttaaatgatttttatacccCCAAAAAAAAATCAGCTGAGTGAAAATGCAGTGCTATCTCTGCAGCATAATTACAATCCTCCATGACACTTTTACTTGGTGGCCTGTGCAATTACTTTACTCAATGAACTCGATTCCATTTTGGCAGTTTCCACTAAATCCTCCTACAccacaaaattataatttttgaaacattAAGGTGCAACTTCTCAAGTATATTTAGTGTCATTCTCTAATTATTGAAGTAAAACTGTCTGTGATCAATGAACTACTTTGCAtgcatgtaatttttttctgcaaTACAATATATAAGCAATTGAGAGTAGAATGATTGCTTTATAATGTTACCTGTGCAGCTATTAGTCTCAGAGTTTTTCTTTTGCTAGTCTCTTGCATGGCTCCAGCAAGCAAAATTTCATCCAATATAAAATATGCCTGCAAGGATCAAGCTCAATTTTAACCTCTGATGCAATACTAAGATTAAACAACATTACCATTCTTACTTATACAGGACTTTCAAATTTGTTtcagaaaaacacaaacaatcaCCAAGTAACTGCAAACTTGTGAGGGATCCTAGTCTCATTTATCACAGAAGCTATCTTGTTTAATATGACAGCAGATCACCGATTTTTATGTCTGAGAGGATATTCAAATAGAACTGTGTGCATTATTAGAATGAATAATAACTAAAGAATATAGTTTGTAAGAAAATGAATTACcttatgaaaattaaagattaaatccAACTCACAAACCTGGTAAGAGAAgcaagagagaaacaaattcaGGTGGTTTTGAAACatgtgtaaaatatattaagaactTCATATTTTAGCATTTATGGTACTAACACTGCCAAAATAGCGATCCAAAGTCTCAACATAATGATGAATAATGGTTAGAGTCTCCAATTCATTGTCTTCCTCATCATTACACATGCAGAAGTAGAGGCTAGCATATCTGAACAATAATTACCAAAATCAAGAGTCTCTCAATTATTGTAGTTCAATATACAAAGAAATTTCTTAGTCACTTAACAAATTTTTCACACCTTTTGTAAACAACTGTGAATCCCCTCCACTCTACGAAGTTGCACAACTTTGGTGCTCGAGAGATAATTAGCCCATTTAATTCTCGAATTATCTTCCAAAAAAAGTAGATTAATCAATGTTTATGCATAATTCAggcataagaaaacaaaaaaaataagcaaaatTATTGCCAAATGGTAACTGAACACTTTGAATATGTTCCAGTGCCTATACCTATCAggatatataaaacattaacgCTTGATATACAAATATTGGATGTTTATGAAATATGCCCAAttgtaaactaattttttttagttccaAAAAATCACATCCTTAATAAAACATGGAGACAAATATCAAACAAGTGATATGCATAATAAATAAACTCATTAACTAATATGTAAGACATTGTAAATCCAATTACCACGATTCTATGCATTGAGCTAACATTAGAGACAAGTACCTGGGATCTCTCCTTTTGAGAGTATGGTGAATACCATTTTGTGAGTCTCACTTTTCCTTGTCGACTAATGAGAATCACAAACTGAATCTGTAATAgaaaaagaatgattttttgAAACCAttgaatgataatatatatatatatatatatatacacacacaaatgTGCAAACACATGATCTGCATAATTTCAAATCGTATCCATATGAGATGTAAAGGattaagctaacatcacaaatATGGTGACAATAGAGGCAGAATGGGTTAATGAGGAAAACACATAATTctatacaaatatatatgtaacattttcacaaattgaaagaacaaaagagaaaataattgaaaaaggaaaaacaggTACCATTATGTATTGAGATGAATTTTCTGAGAACGAGCACAGATAAATTTGTCAGAAACTGCTTTTCAtcttaaaaatgaa contains these protein-coding regions:
- the LOC106763261 gene encoding L-ascorbate oxidase-like, giving the protein MSLITLWCVWLCLWEVSWGAVKQYKFDVEYMYGEPDCVEQVVIGINGHFPGPTITAEEGDTLHIILTNNLFREGTVLHWHGIRQYGTPWADGTASISQCAIAPGQTFHYRFTVDRAGTYLYHGHYGLQRTAGLYGSLIVNLAKGKKEAFDYDGELNLLLSDWWHKTTLEQEVGLSSIPFKWVNEPQSLLINGRGQYNCSLAANVMKTSLSECKFKGNEECASQTFDVHPNKTYRIRIASATSLASLNLAIGKHKLVVVEADGNYVKPFTVDDIDIYSGETYSVLLRTNQDPKKNYWISIGVRGRKPNTPQGLTILNYKTNSATVLPTSPPPITPQWDDYNRSKTFTYNIFGLKGTQKPPKYYDRRLLLLNTQNLVRGYTKWAINNVSLTLPSIPYLASVMFNVNGSFDTKIPPNTFSEGYDIYNPPLNPNANTGSGVYMFQLNQVVDVILQNANVMKGQNSEIHPWHLHGHDFWVLGYGDGKFQQSDERKFNLKNPPLRNNVVVFPYGWTALRFRADNPGVWAFHCHIQPHLYMGMGVVFAEALSNVKRIPNQALACGLLRNVSIHKKHN
- the LOC106763262 gene encoding AP-1 complex subunit sigma-1 gives rise to the protein MIQFVILISRQGKVRLTKWYSPYSQKERSQIIRELNGLIISRAPKLCNFVEWRGFTVVYKRYASLYFCMCNDEEDNELETLTIIHHYVETLDRYFGSVCELDLIFNFHKAYFILDEILLAGAMQETSKRKTLRLIAAQEDLVETAKMESSSLSKVIAQATK